A stretch of the Photobacterium sp. CCB-ST2H9 genome encodes the following:
- a CDS encoding efflux RND transporter permease subunit — translation MFSQYFIRRPVFASVLSLLFVIIGSIAVWQLPVTEYPEVVPPTVVVSAKYPGANPDVIAQTVASPLEQEINGVENMLYMSSQSTADGMMTLTLTFAIGTDVDLAVSQVQSRVDRALPRLPQQVQRLGVVTEKSSPNLTMVVHLFSPDDRYDMLYLSNFANLKVKDELAKVSGVGSVRSFGAGNFSMRVWLDPNQVAALHLTPADIAEAIRQQNQQAVAGSLGTQPATHSDYQLLINVKGRLSTVEEFENIIIRVGEHGEISRLKDVARIELGADSYALRSTLDNQDAAAIGIFQAAGSNAIQISNDVRETMARLAEDFPEGVSYEIAYDPTVFVRGSIEAVIQTLLEAVLLVVAVVVLFLQTWRASIIPLVAVPVSLIGTFAFMLLMGFSLNALSLFGLVLAIGIVVDDAIVVVENVERNISEGLSPVDATVKAMREVTGPIVATTLVLAAVFIPTAFMTGLTGQFYKQFALTITISTFISAINSLTLSPALSALLLKGHDAPKDWLTRGMDRLFGRWLFNPFNRFFSALSDGYGVVVRKVIRAGAIAAVAYVALLGLTGYQFATTPTGYIPAQDKQYLIAFAQLPNAASLDRTDAVLKKMSDLAQAQAGVTNTLGFPGLSINGFTNASNSGIVFVMLDDFDQRQDPAASAYAIAARLNQQYAGIEEAFVAVFPPPPVMGLGTIGGFRLQIEDRNGLGFEALHQATMTVMQKAAATPELAGVFSGYQVNVPQLDIEVDRTKAMQQGVNLDMLFQTLQGYLSSTYVNDLNLFGRTYQVNMQADQAYRQDATQVGQIKVRNAQGDMVPIDSFIHVKDTAGPDRVMHYNGFMTAEINGGPAPGYSSGEAQAAIEKILAETLPRGMSYEWTELTYQQMITGDSNLYVYPLVILLVFMVLAAQYESVRLPMAIILIIPLTLLSALSGVVLYGGDNNILTQIGFIVLVGLATKNAILIVEFAKELQDQGYSVKEAILEASRLRLRPILMTSIAFIMGVAPLVYSTGAGAEMRQAMGVAVFSGMIGVTVFGLLLTPLFYYLLAKRGQKQSGEAKTSATSELQEAIG, via the coding sequence ATGTTTTCACAATATTTTATTCGCAGACCTGTCTTTGCCTCGGTGCTGTCACTGCTGTTTGTCATTATCGGCAGTATTGCGGTCTGGCAGTTGCCGGTCACTGAATACCCGGAAGTCGTGCCGCCGACCGTGGTCGTGAGCGCAAAATATCCCGGCGCGAATCCCGACGTGATTGCCCAGACCGTGGCCTCGCCGCTGGAGCAGGAAATCAATGGCGTGGAGAACATGTTGTATATGTCTTCGCAGTCCACCGCAGACGGCATGATGACGCTGACCCTGACCTTTGCCATCGGCACCGATGTGGATCTGGCGGTGTCTCAGGTGCAAAGCCGGGTCGACCGGGCGTTGCCGCGCTTACCGCAGCAAGTGCAGCGATTGGGTGTGGTGACGGAAAAGTCATCGCCCAACCTGACCATGGTGGTGCATCTGTTCTCGCCGGATGACCGTTACGACATGCTGTATTTATCCAATTTTGCCAATCTCAAAGTGAAAGATGAGCTGGCGAAAGTCAGCGGTGTCGGCTCTGTCCGGTCGTTTGGTGCGGGCAACTTCAGTATGCGGGTCTGGCTGGATCCGAATCAGGTGGCTGCGTTGCATCTGACCCCGGCGGATATCGCGGAAGCGATCCGTCAGCAGAACCAGCAGGCCGTGGCGGGCAGCCTGGGCACGCAACCGGCAACCCACTCGGATTATCAGTTACTGATTAATGTGAAAGGGCGGTTGTCGACCGTTGAAGAGTTTGAAAACATCATCATCCGCGTGGGTGAGCACGGTGAAATCAGCCGCCTGAAAGATGTGGCCCGGATTGAGCTGGGCGCGGATTCCTACGCGCTGCGCTCTACGCTGGACAATCAGGATGCCGCTGCTATCGGTATTTTCCAGGCCGCCGGTTCGAATGCGATTCAGATCTCCAATGATGTTCGCGAGACGATGGCGCGTCTGGCGGAAGACTTCCCGGAAGGCGTGTCTTACGAAATCGCCTATGACCCGACGGTGTTCGTGCGGGGCTCGATTGAAGCCGTGATTCAGACGCTGCTGGAAGCGGTGCTGCTGGTCGTTGCTGTGGTGGTGTTGTTTCTGCAAACCTGGCGGGCGTCGATTATTCCGCTGGTGGCGGTGCCTGTGTCGCTGATCGGTACATTCGCCTTTATGCTGCTGATGGGATTCTCCCTCAATGCACTGTCACTTTTTGGTCTGGTGCTGGCAATCGGCATCGTGGTGGACGATGCCATCGTGGTGGTGGAAAACGTCGAGCGGAATATCAGCGAGGGCTTGTCTCCGGTTGATGCGACGGTAAAAGCCATGCGTGAAGTGACCGGGCCGATTGTTGCGACCACGCTGGTGCTGGCTGCGGTGTTTATTCCGACGGCATTTATGACCGGACTGACCGGCCAGTTTTACAAGCAGTTTGCGCTGACGATTACCATTTCAACCTTCATTTCCGCGATCAACTCGCTGACGCTGAGCCCTGCATTATCAGCGCTGTTGCTGAAAGGGCATGATGCACCGAAAGACTGGCTGACCCGCGGCATGGACCGTCTGTTTGGCCGCTGGCTGTTCAACCCGTTTAACCGGTTCTTCAGCGCCTTGTCAGATGGCTACGGCGTGGTAGTGCGTAAAGTGATTCGTGCCGGTGCAATCGCCGCTGTGGCTTATGTGGCCTTACTCGGTTTGACGGGCTATCAGTTTGCCACCACACCGACCGGTTATATTCCGGCGCAGGACAAGCAGTATCTGATTGCTTTCGCACAGTTGCCGAATGCAGCCTCGCTGGATCGCACCGATGCGGTGCTGAAAAAGATGTCTGATTTGGCGCAGGCGCAGGCAGGGGTTACGAATACACTGGGCTTTCCCGGACTGAGCATCAACGGATTCACCAATGCCTCCAACAGCGGCATTGTATTTGTGATGCTGGATGATTTTGACCAGCGTCAGGATCCGGCTGCCAGTGCGTATGCGATCGCTGCCCGGCTGAATCAGCAATATGCCGGGATTGAAGAAGCCTTTGTCGCGGTCTTCCCACCACCGCCGGTGATGGGCCTGGGCACAATTGGCGGATTCCGGCTGCAGATTGAAGACCGGAACGGGCTGGGTTTTGAGGCGTTGCATCAGGCAACCATGACGGTGATGCAAAAGGCGGCAGCGACGCCAGAACTGGCCGGGGTTTTCTCAGGGTATCAGGTCAACGTGCCGCAGCTGGATATTGAAGTCGACAGAACCAAAGCGATGCAGCAGGGCGTGAATCTGGATATGCTTTTCCAGACGCTTCAGGGCTATCTGAGTTCAACGTATGTCAATGATTTGAATCTGTTTGGCCGGACGTATCAGGTCAATATGCAGGCCGATCAGGCGTATCGTCAGGATGCGACGCAGGTCGGGCAGATCAAAGTCCGGAATGCGCAGGGCGACATGGTGCCGATTGATTCTTTCATCCATGTGAAAGATACCGCCGGGCCGGATCGCGTGATGCATTACAACGGCTTTATGACGGCAGAGATCAATGGCGGTCCGGCACCGGGTTACAGCTCCGGGGAAGCTCAGGCAGCCATCGAGAAAATTTTGGCTGAAACCCTGCCCAGAGGCATGAGCTATGAATGGACGGAACTGACCTATCAGCAAATGATCACCGGAGACAGCAACCTCTATGTGTATCCACTGGTGATCCTGCTGGTGTTCATGGTGCTGGCCGCTCAGTATGAAAGTGTCCGCTTGCCGATGGCGATTATTCTGATTATTCCGCTGACCCTGCTTTCTGCGCTCAGCGGGGTGGTGCTCTACGGCGGTGATAACAACATCCTGACGCAAATTGGCTTTATCGTGCTGGTCGGGCTGGCCACCAAGAATGCCATCCTGATCGTCGAATTTGCGAAAGAGTTGCAGGATCAGGGGTACTCGGTCAAAGAAGCGATTCTGGAAGCCAGCCGGTTGCGGTTACGACCGATTCTGATGACTTCCATTGCCTTTATCATGGGTGTGGCGCCTCTGGTGTATTCGACCGGCGCAGGCGCCGAGATGCGTCAGGCCATGGGAGTTGCGGTTTTCTCAGGCATGATTGGTGTCACCGTGTTCGGACTCTTGCTGACCCCGCTGTTTTATTACCTGCTGGCGAAGCGGGGGCAGAAACAGTCCGGTGAAGCAAAAACGTCAGCCACATCAGAGCTCCAAGAGGCCATAGGATGA
- a CDS encoding MerR family transcriptional regulator, producing the protein MKIGELAKRTGVAPSRIRFYESIGLLKVVQRKANGYRTYPPEAVQVLHLILTAQKAGFSLDELRMLLPSDLTRWDHDSLVYTLREKIRDIEVLQQQLTESKAHLVQVLAEIEAKPDDMDCVTNAGRVLSQLGLSEPITKEDKG; encoded by the coding sequence ATGAAAATTGGGGAATTGGCGAAACGCACAGGTGTCGCCCCATCCCGCATTCGTTTTTACGAGAGTATTGGTTTGCTGAAGGTGGTGCAGCGCAAGGCAAATGGTTACCGGACGTATCCGCCGGAAGCCGTCCAGGTACTCCATCTGATATTGACGGCTCAGAAAGCAGGATTCAGTCTGGATGAGCTGCGCATGTTATTGCCATCAGATTTAACACGGTGGGACCACGACTCGCTGGTCTATACTCTCCGTGAAAAAATTCGGGACATTGAAGTCTTGCAGCAACAATTGACAGAAAGCAAAGCGCATTTAGTTCAGGTGTTGGCGGAGATAGAAGCCAAACCCGATGATATGGATTGTGTGACGAATGCCGGGCGGGTATTGTCGCAACTTGGTCTGAGTGAACCGATAACGAAAGAGGATAAAGGCTAA
- a CDS encoding type 1 glutamine amidotransferase domain-containing protein has product MARRILHVVTNTTHYADPSTPTGLWLSELTHAWQVFAEYGFEQAIVSPMGGHAPLDPRSLKWPNLDATAKAWLADHHRMALLENTATPEDIDPALFDAIYFTGGHGAMWDFPDHDGLQKITRDIYDHGGVVASVCHGYCGLLNTKLSDGTLLVEARRISGFSWREEILAGVAKKMPYNAESEMKQRGARFRKNWLPFTARVEMDGRLITGQNPQSAQATAKQVAVLLTTRENSSKMESTN; this is encoded by the coding sequence ATGGCCCGGCGAATTCTTCACGTGGTCACCAACACCACACACTATGCAGACCCATCAACGCCAACCGGCCTCTGGCTGTCAGAACTCACCCACGCATGGCAGGTTTTTGCAGAATATGGATTCGAACAGGCCATTGTGAGCCCCATGGGCGGGCACGCACCACTGGACCCTCGTTCCCTCAAGTGGCCGAATCTGGACGCGACAGCCAAAGCCTGGCTGGCCGATCATCATCGGATGGCACTGCTTGAAAACACCGCCACACCCGAAGACATCGATCCGGCGCTTTTTGATGCCATCTACTTTACGGGCGGCCATGGCGCCATGTGGGACTTTCCAGATCACGACGGATTGCAGAAGATCACGCGTGACATTTACGACCACGGCGGTGTTGTTGCCTCCGTCTGTCATGGGTACTGCGGGCTGCTCAATACAAAGCTGTCAGACGGTACGCTGCTGGTCGAAGCACGGCGCATCTCAGGCTTTTCCTGGCGGGAAGAGATTCTCGCGGGCGTTGCGAAAAAAATGCCCTACAACGCAGAATCTGAAATGAAGCAGCGCGGTGCACGCTTCCGGAAAAACTGGCTGCCATTTACAGCCCGAGTTGAAATGGATGGCCGGCTGATCACCGGTCAGAATCCGCAATCGGCTCAGGCAACCGCAAAGCAGGTCGCTGTGCTGCTGACAACCAGAGAAAATTCATCAAAGATGGAATCAACAAACTGA
- a CDS encoding NAD-dependent epimerase/dehydratase family protein, whose protein sequence is MQTILGANGQIGRELAVSLKQDFTPDIRLVSRNPQPVNQTDQLLSADLLDPKAAQRAVEGSDIVYLTAGLPMDTQRWITQWPVLMRNVIEACAQQGAKLVFFDNTYMYPQSSATQTEATEFQPDGQKGQVRALIATELNDAIAQGRVEAMICRAPEFYGPGKTQSITNSTILSPLKQGQKARVFLRDDTLRSLIYTPDASRAMALLGNTPDAFQQTWHLPCDDNRLTYRQFIALAADIMGVEGRYNVVKHWQLRLAGLFNRTVRDAAELLPRYGEDNIFISDKFKARFPEFQVTTFREGLTTILQEGTLQKDTQQKGTGHA, encoded by the coding sequence ATGCAAACGATATTAGGGGCAAACGGCCAGATCGGCCGAGAACTGGCCGTGAGTCTGAAGCAGGATTTCACCCCGGATATCCGGCTGGTCAGCCGGAACCCGCAACCGGTGAATCAGACCGATCAGTTGCTGAGTGCCGACTTGCTTGATCCGAAAGCTGCACAACGGGCGGTTGAAGGTTCAGACATTGTGTATCTGACTGCCGGGTTGCCGATGGATACACAGCGCTGGATCACGCAATGGCCGGTTCTGATGCGGAACGTTATTGAGGCGTGTGCGCAGCAGGGAGCGAAACTGGTATTTTTTGATAATACCTATATGTACCCGCAGAGCAGTGCAACGCAAACAGAAGCGACCGAATTTCAGCCGGATGGTCAAAAAGGTCAGGTACGGGCATTAATAGCCACGGAACTGAATGACGCCATTGCGCAAGGCCGGGTGGAAGCCATGATTTGCAGGGCGCCTGAATTTTACGGTCCGGGTAAGACGCAGAGCATTACCAATTCGACAATCCTCAGTCCGCTGAAGCAGGGGCAAAAGGCTCGGGTGTTCCTGCGCGACGATACGCTGCGCAGCCTGATTTACACGCCAGATGCCAGTCGTGCAATGGCGCTGCTCGGCAATACGCCGGATGCTTTCCAGCAGACCTGGCACTTACCCTGTGACGACAACCGTCTGACTTACCGTCAGTTCATTGCGCTTGCTGCGGACATCATGGGTGTGGAAGGACGTTACAACGTGGTGAAACACTGGCAGCTCAGGCTGGCGGGATTGTTCAACCGTACCGTGCGGGATGCGGCCGAGCTTTTGCCCCGCTATGGCGAGGACAACATCTTTATTTCAGACAAATTCAAGGCTCGTTTTCCTGAGTTTCAGGTCACGACTTTCCGCGAAGGACTGACGACTATTCTGCAGGAAGGTACGCTTCAGAAAGACACGCAGCAGAAAGGCACGGGCCATGCGTGA
- a CDS encoding LysR family transcriptional regulator gives MKSNYSLDDLRCFCSVARLGSFKLAAENLGMPLSTLSRRIRQLETDLQLRLLNRDAHRVSLTHTGQQYFERSSTLFDELSDIGEDLHRDKHEPKGKIRISAPINAGSQFLRDIFLEFLQQYPEIQLDLQFSNTLIDIEAQAMDVVFRVGTPVVENWIARPLKDIHFIVCAHPNYPVQTITHPDMLGEHPSILCHPMNIWQLAHLKNGQTFDHQPAKAIRMEVDEIRMLTHAIQAGLGIGYIPDYYALPMIEQGELSRVLPDWRSKPRTLFMLYRDRDHLPMRVRLFVAFVMARFGQTGKAHQPDKQAIHE, from the coding sequence ATGAAATCTAACTACTCTCTCGACGATCTGCGCTGTTTTTGTTCAGTTGCCAGACTGGGCAGTTTCAAACTGGCCGCAGAAAACCTCGGCATGCCCTTGTCTACCCTCAGCCGGCGTATCCGTCAGCTGGAGACCGATCTTCAGTTGCGGCTGTTGAACCGGGATGCCCACCGTGTCTCACTGACCCACACCGGCCAGCAGTATTTTGAACGCTCAAGCACCTTATTTGATGAGCTGAGTGATATCGGGGAAGATCTGCACCGGGATAAGCATGAACCCAAAGGGAAAATTCGCATCAGTGCTCCCATTAATGCCGGGTCACAGTTTCTGCGCGACATCTTTTTAGAATTTTTACAGCAGTATCCGGAGATCCAGCTTGATCTGCAGTTTTCAAATACCCTGATCGACATTGAAGCGCAGGCCATGGACGTTGTGTTCCGGGTTGGCACCCCAGTGGTCGAAAACTGGATTGCCCGGCCTCTGAAAGATATCCATTTTATTGTCTGTGCGCACCCGAATTATCCGGTACAGACCATCACGCACCCTGACATGCTCGGCGAACATCCTTCCATTCTCTGCCATCCGATGAACATCTGGCAGCTGGCGCACCTGAAAAACGGGCAGACGTTTGACCACCAGCCTGCCAAAGCCATTCGTATGGAAGTTGATGAAATTCGGATGCTGACCCACGCCATTCAGGCGGGTCTGGGGATTGGCTACATTCCCGATTATTACGCCCTGCCCATGATTGAACAGGGCGAACTCAGCCGTGTACTGCCCGACTGGCGCAGCAAACCCCGGACTTTATTTATGCTGTACCGAGACCGGGATCATCTGCCGATGCGGGTGCGGTTATTTGTCGCTTTCGTGATGGCACGGTTCGGGCAAACGGGCAAGGCGCATCAGCCGGATAAGCAGGCCATACACGAGTGA
- a CDS encoding DMT family transporter, producing the protein MNSSSTMKAVVLLIICSFFWGSCFPIGKHALNEVHALTLVFWRFTIAAACLALYILVMGSERFKLTAKQWVWVIAVSAVGVGGLNLGLFTGLEHTAATNGSLIMALSPLMTALIACVAMRTLPTLLQCLSLVVSLSGVLVVITNGHLDALFNMQFNQGDKMIFCGMFAWSFYTYCSQGISRWMPVIPYTFVGMISGATVIGLMCLATPEVRPFAEFFSSTSVGMTEVVYIGVFGTVAGYLLWLNGVRVLGSPTAALFFNFVPVFAVFTAFLMGQPVTPLQLIGIAVVILGLLLPRLLTFRKAARVA; encoded by the coding sequence ATGAACTCATCTTCAACAATGAAAGCGGTTGTCCTGCTCATTATCTGCAGCTTTTTTTGGGGCAGCTGCTTTCCGATTGGTAAACACGCTCTGAATGAAGTGCATGCGCTGACCCTGGTTTTCTGGCGATTCACCATCGCGGCGGCCTGTCTGGCGCTTTATATTCTGGTCATGGGTTCTGAACGGTTTAAATTAACCGCAAAACAATGGGTCTGGGTGATTGCCGTGAGTGCAGTCGGGGTGGGGGGCCTAAATCTCGGCCTGTTTACCGGTCTTGAACATACGGCGGCAACCAACGGTTCGCTGATTATGGCGCTGAGCCCGCTGATGACGGCACTCATTGCCTGTGTGGCGATGCGCACGTTGCCAACTCTTCTGCAATGTCTCAGCCTTGTGGTGAGTTTGTCCGGCGTCCTGGTGGTGATCACCAATGGTCATCTGGATGCGCTGTTCAATATGCAATTCAATCAGGGCGATAAGATGATTTTCTGCGGCATGTTTGCGTGGAGTTTTTACACCTACTGCAGTCAGGGAATCAGCCGCTGGATGCCTGTCATCCCCTACACATTCGTCGGGATGATCAGTGGTGCCACTGTGATTGGGCTGATGTGTCTGGCGACCCCGGAAGTCCGTCCGTTTGCAGAGTTTTTCAGCAGTACTTCTGTAGGTATGACGGAAGTCGTTTATATTGGTGTCTTCGGTACAGTGGCCGGATATTTGTTGTGGCTGAATGGTGTCCGGGTCCTGGGTTCCCCAACGGCAGCGCTGTTCTTCAACTTTGTGCCTGTCTTTGCGGTCTTTACAGCTTTTCTGATGGGGCAGCCGGTGACACCACTGCAACTGATCGGGATTGCCGTCGTGATTCTTGGCCTGCTGCTGCCAAGGCTGCTGACGTTCCGGAAAGCCGCTCGCGTGGCCTGA
- a CDS encoding LLM class flavin-dependent oxidoreductase: MTLPPRSILDLAPVVEGADFSTTYARSVSLAQHAEKWGYKRFWLAEHHNMPDIASAATSVLISHIGAKTSSIRLGSGGIMLPNHAPLVIAEQFGTLEALYPGRIDLGLGRAPGTDYPTMHALRRDPEHMDPNFDELLEELQFFMGPVSPNQPVKACPGSNAEVPIWLLGSSTYSARLAGIKGLPFAFASHFAPDAMMSAIQIYRDHFQPSEQLSQPYVMIGVNVIVADTDEEAQYLGTTEKQKFLNMIRGVQGKIPPPVWSMESLWLPHEKLQIENQLRESIHGDPETVRSRLMDLVERTQADEIMANALIFDQEKKLRSYELLAEL; this comes from the coding sequence ATGACACTACCGCCACGCTCAATCCTGGATTTAGCGCCTGTTGTTGAAGGCGCCGATTTCTCAACAACTTATGCGCGTTCCGTCTCTTTAGCGCAGCATGCCGAAAAGTGGGGCTACAAACGGTTCTGGCTGGCTGAACATCACAACATGCCAGACATCGCCAGTGCTGCAACATCGGTGTTGATCAGCCATATTGGTGCCAAAACTTCGTCAATTCGGCTGGGTTCCGGTGGGATCATGTTGCCCAACCATGCGCCACTGGTGATTGCCGAACAATTCGGTACGCTGGAAGCCCTGTATCCGGGCCGGATTGATCTGGGGCTGGGCCGTGCGCCGGGTACTGACTATCCCACCATGCATGCTCTGAGACGTGACCCGGAACACATGGATCCGAACTTTGATGAACTGTTAGAAGAACTGCAATTTTTCATGGGTCCGGTCTCGCCCAACCAACCGGTAAAAGCTTGTCCCGGCTCCAATGCCGAAGTACCGATCTGGCTGCTGGGCTCCAGCACTTACAGCGCCCGTCTGGCCGGCATCAAAGGGCTGCCATTTGCTTTCGCCTCACACTTTGCGCCGGATGCAATGATGAGCGCGATCCAAATCTATCGCGATCATTTCCAGCCCTCCGAACAGCTGTCGCAACCTTATGTGATGATTGGAGTGAACGTGATTGTGGCAGACACCGATGAGGAAGCACAGTATCTGGGGACCACCGAGAAGCAAAAATTCCTCAATATGATCCGCGGCGTTCAGGGCAAGATCCCGCCGCCGGTCTGGAGCATGGAATCCCTGTGGCTGCCCCATGAGAAACTGCAGATTGAAAACCAGTTGCGGGAGTCGATCCACGGTGATCCCGAAACCGTTCGCAGTCGTCTGATGGATCTGGTCGAGCGCACACAAGCTGATGAGATTATGGCGAATGCCCTGATCTTTGATCAGGAGAAAAAGCTGCGATCGTATGAGTTGCTGGCGGAGCTTTGA
- a CDS encoding alpha/beta fold hydrolase yields the protein MKRTVKLSHSRVSYTVYLPEEKKEDVLTPLVFLHGTNSDGESSFGQIHPRFSLNRKVIIPDYAGCGDSTLPCGGITVETLVDQVVAILDDYGVSQVDLVGHSLGAVVAAALAGRHPAYVNRLILSSPWCDSDDPRHQLIFGTWKALEESNTRLSMSFALSHVLSPAFLSQLGKEMIEKICHRESAMNTNLRIELGMNIDIRHYLENIHARTLVMGMSHDTLIPAKMVQDVVSRIKDCEHGEVESGHAVQLENPSAWSHEISSFLNRNIAD from the coding sequence ATGAAGAGAACAGTCAAGTTATCTCATTCAAGAGTTTCGTATACAGTCTATTTGCCTGAGGAAAAGAAAGAAGATGTGCTGACCCCGCTGGTTTTCTTGCATGGCACAAACAGCGACGGTGAGTCCAGCTTTGGCCAGATTCATCCCCGGTTCAGTCTGAACCGGAAAGTCATTATTCCGGATTATGCTGGCTGTGGTGACTCCACACTTCCTTGTGGCGGCATCACGGTAGAAACATTAGTCGATCAGGTCGTTGCGATTTTAGATGATTACGGCGTCAGTCAGGTTGATCTCGTTGGGCACTCTCTGGGTGCGGTGGTTGCAGCGGCACTCGCTGGCCGACACCCGGCATATGTGAACCGACTGATTCTCAGCTCACCATGGTGTGATTCAGATGATCCCCGGCATCAGCTGATTTTTGGTACGTGGAAGGCGTTAGAGGAATCCAACACCAGGCTGTCGATGTCTTTTGCGCTGAGCCATGTCCTGAGTCCGGCATTTCTTTCCCAACTGGGGAAAGAGATGATTGAGAAGATATGTCATCGTGAAAGTGCAATGAATACCAATCTCAGAATTGAACTGGGAATGAATATTGATATTCGTCATTATCTGGAAAATATTCATGCAAGAACGCTGGTGATGGGGATGTCTCACGATACGCTGATTCCTGCAAAGATGGTTCAGGATGTTGTGAGCCGAATTAAAGATTGTGAACACGGTGAAGTAGAGAGTGGTCATGCGGTTCAGCTTGAAAATCCATCAGCTTGGTCGCATGAAATTTCAAGTTTTTTAAATCGAAACATAGCCGACTGA